The genomic DNA GCTTTATTATTGGAATTTTAACAAATCCTACTCCTCCCACAACTTTTAGTTGCTGGCTGTGACTAGTGAAATCAAAAtcccaaacaaaacaattagaaaTCTGTTTAATCACATCTCATACCCTATAGTATCTTACAGAAACTCAATTTCACAAATCTATCAGAAAAAGACTTCACACGTTACAAATTAAATATCTAAAATTCCCCATAACTCCCAAAGCAAAAGAAATccatttaaaaatattaaatggaGTGTATCACCATCCATCCAGTGATTTGTTGCGACAACGATTTGGAATTGAAACCAATAACtgtattttgtgatgatactgaaactactgatcatttatttttttcattgaatgtattctggagctttatggcttgatatacatgactggcttttcccaaaagtttcccatctgggaaacttctctcaataggacattgtttatggtcttgtcatggacaataacaaagatgactttctggtgaataacattctcattcttggaaaattttatttgcaccaatccaagtatatgaaagtgaaacctataggtttaatgtgtttcattctgagtttctttcttacataaaagcccttaaagtcatgaaaaacaaaaatgcattgaaacttcttagcataatagaagaatatgaattgCAGGTACAGCcctagcccttaatttaatttattattattttcatgtataattttacatattttatctgttcttgttctgtatgcaccttgtcATTTTACTCTAATGCAGGGGTCAGTAACCTTTACGATCAAAAGAGCAttttttgtcaaaataaaaaaaaaaattctctctggagccgcaaaacatttaagcattgtgatgaaggtaacacagtttataatctaagtatatagtatataaatctaatgcagtgagggccgaAGTGCAAATGTGCGACGGAGTATTaggtcacattgaggggaaaaaatctaagatttccagaataaagtcttaactttacgagaaaaaagtcattaattacgagataaagtcataactttacgagaaaaaaaattgtaatattacgagaataaagtaattaattacgagaataaagtcataactttacgagaaaaaaagaaaataactcgtaaaattactactttataatattgactttattctcatattacaattttttttctcataaacttgtgactttattctcctaatattatgactttattctcataatctcagatctatttatttttttcctcaatgtggccctaacactctgtcgtaccatagacctacaacaatgataaataaaaattaaaatgtaaacaaaaaacagttattcatttccatttttataaatccacagggagccactggagaggagctaaagagccgcatgtggctccggagccgcaggttgctgacccctgacccctggtctaatgcaatgatctatgagccatgttgaaaatctgaatttgttcaataataaaaaaacaacaaccctaCATGGACTTTTCTTCAGTCACGTGACCCGCGTCACGGCGTCGTCATGGCAGAGCACTCTCTCGTAAAGTGACAGAGCTGTCGTGTTGTTGGTTGTTATCTTTGTGCTGAACTTTAAACATCTTAAATGTCGAGCTCCGGTTTACTTACCGTCAAGAGAGCCGGATATTTACCGAAAGTAGCGACGTGATCAGAGAAGACTGCTCAAACTCAAGGTATGAAGTTATCTTTCAGCTAGCTGGTAACTTAGCAACATTACATTGACAGTACTGTTGCTCAGTAACCTAACGTTGCAGTTACTTTATCAATGGAGCTGGTCGGCTGATATAGTAGACAAGATACACGTGTCCTGTTCTTCTGTAGCTAAATGTTTGTTATCCTTGGTTCTGCAAACATCAGTGGAAAGGTGGTTTTCCAGGCCAATAATTATAGTAGTTCACCGGTGGTGACTTGTTGTTGGATATCTACAAAGTAACAAGACATATGGTAACATATGGACAAAATCAacagtttgtttaatctgttttattttttttatttaaccaggttagtcccattgagattaagaacctcttttccaagggagacctggccaagacggtcagcagcaagaacacaaagacacagacacaaatagagataaaaaatacaattcacaaacactaaaagcactaaaatttgcattaaaagagaactatctaaagacaaatggggggacaaaaaggaactttactgggagtcagctgtacaacaaggaagctaaaaacattggcatgccatagagtctgcttctaaagccttcattttagatttaaacatgttcaatgataccagctccttgattttAAGGTCATTTTGGATCATTTTCCAGGCTGAGGGGgcagaatatgcaaaggccCTTTCCACAACTTTTGTTTCCCAGCTTTTGGGACAGAGAGCACAAAGAAGCTGGTTGGCTGATATGGTAGACAAGTTGCACGTACCTCTCCTGTTGTCCTGTTGTTGGCCAGTAATTATAGAAGTTCACCGGTGGTGACTTGTTTTGTGGATATCTACAAAGTCACAAGGCATATGGTAACATATGGCCAAAATCAACAGTTTGTTTAATCTGGTTTTGAATGTCACTGCTGAAAAAGAGGTACATCCAACTCCCAAAGACATGTCTGAAAGATAAAGTCCTGTTGTTCAATCCTTAATGAAACTGTCCTgaacatctttttttattttttttatttaaggttaaaggaatacatacacatacttgtagaggtacatacagacagcagcaacaacatgaacaaaaaaaggaaacaaaagaagaaaaaaaagtactacccgttgtaatagtgcagtgtcaagagatatgttcatattcatatacattcaaccaacctcatatatagatatatatacatacagtatatacatatgtctatatctacACGTGCATTCATATACATATCCACTTacacacattcgcttacacaattATCTCTTCTattaaacagacaaaaaaaggacatatttacatccctttagttgacctttatcaacaatatttatttattaattttgtttaacccaatcctcaccctgactcaaagtatcccaccCACGCTCAAAattgatattctgttctttatttctattaacatccttCTCCTGAACATCTTGCCTTAGGTTGAACACATGTATTATTGACCCTGTTCCAACAACTGACCAAAGTTCATTAAAACAGACCCACTAACACTACCAACATCTGACAAAAGATGTGAAAACTTTAGTAACTAAAATGACTGACTTCTGTTTACAGCTTGACGCAGGTGTATGTGGAGTTTGATGATGGGTTTCTGGCAGCCGGTGACCAACCTCAGAGATTATGTATCCCAGAATCCTCCAGGATTTACGTTTTTCCTGTGTCTGTTGACTCTGGCTATCTCCTTTATCTGCCTCAGCTCTTACAGCTACACCCACACTCTGCCTAACCCTGACACAACAAAGGTAAGGACTATCTTATCCAATTCATGTTGTTCATTCAGTTCACAAtccttttattaaaaaatcaTACTGTTGTGCAGGCTGTGTGTCCTGAGCTGATACTGATGTGCAAATCATACACTTTATTCTTCTTTTAGGACTGGAACCATCTACTGTCCTCCTTGTCTCAGTTCCAGCTGTGTGTGAAAGCCAATGCATCTTCATCTGAGCTTGTCTCCACAGTCCCCTCTCCTCTGATGGATAGAGATACTTCAGTTAACTCTACAAAGACTCCTTCTCTCACCACTTTGCATCTCAAGGTTCCTCTGTCTGTGACTGACAACTCAAACAGTGGCTCTCTGAAAGACCTTGGTTTACACACTGCCTTGAGAGCCAGTCAGTTACATCTGAGAGGTTGGTATTGCAGTGTATTGGTTTTGTTGTAAAATCatttcaaagtgtgtgtgtataaccaTGAATTCTCACCCATCATTGATTGTTTTACTCCCTAGGCAATGAGATTATTAATGTGACTCTCGAGGTTTTCTCTGGAAATGATACCTACACCTGTCTCACCATAAGTGCCCCAGCGGACCTCCTGCCCATGAGTCTGTAAGTTTGTTCACACTCTAAACATGTTCGTTTCTAAGCTTCCTTAATTTAAATCACCAATTACTTAGTTACATAAACAGAATGTCTGTTTACTCATGAATGAgtattgttttgtgtgttttcatgcatatactgtatactttaaTGAAGACTTCCGCCAGAGTGCCCTGCAACTGAGAAAAACATTTCCCCCATCCACGTGGAAGCGAGCAACCAACTGCAAACATCATCACAAACCTGCTACGATCTACACTCCAAGAATGACCCTACACTCACAGTCATGTTAACACAGGTACAGCATGTCACACATAACTTGCTCAGCTGTAATACAGATGCCATCTTGTCATCCTGTCAATCATTCTCTCTATTTTCATTCTGCAGGAGGAGCAGAGCGTGGCAGTGCGACATATGTTGGAAGTCAGTGTGTGTCTGCTAGGAGTTTGTTTGATACTCTGTGTAGCTGCTAGTCTGACACATTCACTCGTACGGCGTCACCATTGGAATGGACTGGATCTACAAAATGTAACACTCATTTCTTATATCTTTGAATATGATAACGATTAGTTGTGATTGATCATCTTTATATCATAACAGCATTTCAATATCTTAGTCTCTGCATATGTTGTGTGAAATGTGCAGATAGTGTTTTAACCTAactgttttactttatttgcaGGAGCCCTTGATTGGCACCTGAACATTTTTCATCCGCTGCATCCTAAAGAAATCAGTTGGTGGTGGAGAGAGAAGAGCAATATGTGTCACTACCTTTTAAAGGGGCATCCCACCGATTTTACAGCCGTTTGCACATCATGGGGAGTACGaatcagcctgtgaaaacagttgtataatgtcttccGTAGCTCTGGACGGAGCTTGTTAAAAcctgagaaaataaccctgatgatgtcatcagggttatctacGCTTGGGTTTGGAGACATTTATGTAGCATCCAGCGAAGTGAAGATATTTCAGCTTCTGTTGCATTAATTCTGAACATATTTATTCCGTCTCTCACAAGTTTCCCAACTTTATGAAAGTGCAATACTCAATCAGTGGAGCATCCCTGTTataggaaactgaaatattccaATAAGTTTCTCACAATATCCAAGTGAGAAACAGATATGTGATAGAGGAGTATATTTTGTAATGGGACCATGGTGTAATGGGAATAACTTCAACTGGTAATGGCTACACTGTTGACTGGTCATACATTCACTATCCAGTCTGTTATGTGCAGTGCAtgcatgtttatatttaatgtttacgTCATGTCCCCCACATTTCCTAGAACGACTCAATAACTTGTGGAAAAGGGACATTAACTTGTTGTGTTCAGCTGACTGAGAGCTTCTTTTCAATCTTTAGTGTTAAGTGTTTTTCCAGtcaaaaatctaaatctaagcaaaatgcaaatgtcagcaaatgtttttttctttcaaaatgttACTGGACCAAAGTTCTTTGGACATTCTAGGCTAATTTGTCTGTTTTACCACTTTAATTTACATATCTGACATTGAAAGCTTGTTGAATCCAGATCCACAGATCCACAAGTTTAATTTATTAGTTTTCTGGAAGGCATTAGTTTCATTGCTTTCTTTTTAGTGCAGTATGATAATAAACCTACAGAgacttaaaaatgtgttttaaatctCTTACAGCTAACATTACGCCTGGTTTATCATTGTCAAAATTACCTTATTGTGTAGAAATAAACAAAGAGAGGACCCACTGCCAAAAGTGTCTGTATTGTAAATTATGATGAGTtgacaaacacacaataaacacgTTTTTCTCCTGTAAGTCAGTATTttcaattaataattaataatttatttatttatcattctttttcttaatttttaaattttttttttattctacatgttcgaaataaattttgaaatgaaatgaaaatgaaatgaattatacattctgaatttccctccggggattaataaaggtttatcttatcttaatttaTCTTATTATAAAGTCAATTCAAGAGCCACCACTGTACTGTACCGGTATGCCAACCCCGTCTACATCAGAGGATTCTCCACCAATCATCGTTGAGAATCTCTACAGGCTGCTCTCCTATTGGTTGAGATCTCTACaggctgctctctgattggttgagcATAGAAAAATAGAGGCGGGATTtccacagagcagagcagaggaacaAGTAACCACCGTCGAAGCTGTTGTTGGATCATCGCGGCCTGGCGGATTGTTTTATAATCAGGGAAAAGGAAACGTAACGTTACAAAGTATGTATTATTCCTTGGACGGATTATTACACTAGCGATACGCCACTATAAAAGTCGCCCGTCATGTGAAAACGGTCGACAAAGACGGAGAACGTTACGTTACATGTTGCCATAGTGAGAAGCTAGCGAGCTAGCTACCGTTAGCTCATAAACACTCTATAAAGCTACCTATGTTAGCTTAACATTAAACCTTAGTAACAGCTGCTGCATGGAGTCTACAACCTTTATATCATATGCTCTTCACTAAACATGACTTAGTCTAGATTAATAACTGACTACTGCATGAATACATAGAAGTGAATGTCTTCCTAGCTAATACTGTGCACACCCAAAGGCGCTATTTACCATCAAAACTGTTTCCAATAAGGCCTCCCACGTGGTACACTTCACATGGGGGGCAGGTTTGTATTAAGATGTGGGTGTTAACCATGGAGGTGTTAACTTTGTCCCCTGTGACTTGTAAACAAAGCGTCCCACATCAACTGCTGTCAGATCATGTCCATGGCGTCAATTCATGAAGGCACCTTGTAGGTAACTCTATACAAAacatgtgatgtgttttctttcctcttcagGATGAAAGCTCTGGACTAAAGCTCGGTTGGAAAAGGAAGAAGACAAACAGGAGACCAGGAaggaaacaggaaataataGTGCGTGGCCATGGCCTATTCCAACTACAGCAACCTGAGCAGGGCTCAGCTTACCTTTGAGTACCTGCACACAAATTCGTAAGTACTGGCTTGTTGGTAATTAATATGAACTTGGTACTGTACATAATTATGACTGTAGACCTCCAACTAGACATACATACATCATCTATGTGAATATGTTTGCAAGGCCCATCATACATGGCTGAAAGGATTTACAACTGATCAACGTCCAACATTTATGTTTGTACAGATACACCATAACTTTATAATGTACTATAAATATCCCTAAACCAACCCTAAGCCAACCTTAGATGTTATCCGATTAAACCTGATAATCGGTTCAAAGGAGAGGAAAATATGCTATCCGTTAGTTATACTAGTGAAGTGCCCgttcaaaacatgcctgttcagagTGGGCCAAATGCTTGGCCTGTATTATTGCTGGTTGCAGCATCCACGAGAAAagctcatacaaacaacttcacactcgacactgcgcttcattgggtcctgagcaatataACTGCCAAGGCACAGTTGCGTCACACACCCAAGTTGCGGCCACTCATGGTCAGATACACCGGTGATCTACACTCTGGTTcacgggggaaaaaaacaggggCAGACTTTACCGTTAGACAAGGTAGGCAACTGCCTGGGGCCCCAACTAAAAGGGCCCCAAAcagctatagatttattatgatgtttagatATGACAAATAATGAATTATGTCACCATTCTTACTCATTGTACCCCAAAATAACAAAAGCCCCCCCAAGCTCTTAAAAGTTTGCAACTCAAATGTATAGGTTCATTCACACGTTCATTCATGTATTTCAGGATGTAATAGGCAGTTGCATTTTTTGTCTGTGCACTGCAGAAGCAAAGATGAAACCAAGGTTCCTTATCTTGTCATTGCTACAACAAGTAGACCTAAACATTTTCTTGTGATGTAGCCTGACAGAACAACTCggttcatgtttgtatatgTTGTGGTGCAACATTCAACACAATTAGAAAAACAGATGATATCACATCCTGGGCTCATTTCCAAATCCACTGCCAAGGGATTATGCATAGGTCCAGGAAGGGTTTAACCACAAGAGTGGGACTGAAACAATTAGAGCTTGTTAATAGAATTAAAATAGCTGGTGTGCTTGTGATGGGAATTTGTCATTATATTTGACACTTGATGGAGTATGACCATCAAGACCATTAACCAGGTATGAGAAACAAATCATTGTTAAATGCTCCTTGAGAGAAGTATTGAAGCTCAAGTTCAAGTTTATTGCAGTTCATTACAAATCCAGTGGTGGGCGATATTGTATAGCCCAAAGGCGTGTCCACCAAAACACCACAGGGGATATAAACAACATAATTAACATTGAATATTATCAACATCACCATTAGCAATATAATATACATCACCAACAACAGAACATGACTCATCTCTATAATTCTGGACATCACCATGCAAGATCATCACtacaaatacatataaaatatactgtacatcgtGTTTTTCTCAGACAGAAAAGTGCTGGGGAGTGCTCCATCCCAGCGCTGCACGTGGCTTTTGTTTCTATGACAACAATCACCACTCTAAACGCTGTTGTATGACAGACTTTGCTTTTAATAATCTATTTGGGCTACTATCTAGCCTATTTGTTTGACATTGTTATTTCACAATGAGCACCAACCAGAGGATGTTTGCCCTCTTACTTTGTATGGATGATCTTATCGCCACTCAATCTGACAGCTGTAGAGCAAGGAGGAGGATGTGAGTGCAGGACACGATCTGTCAGACACAACAATACAGTGAATATAATCGTCTCATCCAAGAGCGGTTCCAGGCCCATTCATACATTCATATGCAGTGATTACCACCTTGTATTAATGCTTATagtgtttttatgcctccatgCCGGCCACAGccatggccggaggcattacAGTGTGTTGTCGGGTAGTCTGTACGTACGTGCCATTCTcttgaacgcgatatctcagtaacgcctggagggaatttcttcaaagtTGGCACAattgtccacttggactcaaggatgaaaactttgattttgttttctggTGGCGCACTGGCAGAAGTGGCACAGTGTGGATGAATGAAAACATTAACAATATACACTTAATTCCAGGTGGTAACTCATTACTTGACATagtaaatgtaataatattaccagaatccTATTAGTATAGCATTATATTCCGTAGTTACTGCCCCAACCTTCAGAAAGTGGTACCTGACATGCTCTAGCTAGCATATGAATAAGGGCTCAAACAGATGTTAGGACAGTGTATCTTTGAGAAGACTGGTGCAGTGTCCGTTCAGGGCAAGGCCGTTCAGTGCCACAGCTCATGTGCCCATTCGGAACAGGCAGATTGCTTGGTTCacggtattgctgcttgcagcattTTCGGGGGGGCATGCACGTTAAGAGCGCGTGCCTTTTTGGAGCAGGCtgattgcttggcccccagaagtgctgcttgcagtgtCGTCGAGAACTGCTTATTGTTTGTTGACTCCAGATGTGAGAATGAGTGCTTTACAGTGAATGAGTTAATACATTGTAAATAACAATCCACTGTTCTGTTCGCATTGACGTATATCCCTCAGTAGACTTGAGGAAATGTAGGTTGTATAATTGAGTAACAATCCCACGCAGAATATTAATGTGGAGATCTGATGTGGAGATCCAATCCTTGCAACAAGTATCTCTTATACATACACTTTCTCTGACCAGTTTCCCTGTTAACTCAAGTTAAATCCCTCTTAACATTCAagtattatattaaattaatgaaatgagtGGTCTGCTTTCAGGACAACCCACGAGTTCTTATTTGGAGCCTTGGCGGAGCTTGTGGACAATTCAAGGTACTCATAGTGATATGTAACAGAGCATATAATTGTTGACAAATTATGCAGGCTGGAAAACTTTATCATTAGCCTGATCTTTCTTGTATTAAGTAAAAAGTCTCAGAGTTGGTTTATTTCTTTCACAGAGATGCCAGTGCCACACGAATAGACCTCTACACAGGTACACCTCAGAATAACTCACCCAGTTTCACACACTGAAGCatgctcattcattcattgctCCTAACGTGTCTTTTTCACCTTCCTGCTTTGCTGATAGAAAATAGGCCAGAGCTGCGGGGCGGCTACATGCTCTGTTTTCTGGATGACGGTATTGGAATGGACCCTAGTAAgtgcttttttattaaatcacttAAAGCTACTTTTTATGACTAAAGGTGCTTTGTTGTAGGTCAGTCTTGAGGTTttcttatatatgtattttgtgtgtgaaaCATGATGCTGAACACCTTTCTTTTACTAGATGAGGCGACTCATGTGATTCAGTTTGGAAAGTCAAACAAACGGTCGACTGAGTCCACTCAGATTGGCCAGTATGGAAATGGACTGAAATCGTAAGACCACCTAATTTTTGTGTGATTATGACATTGTGTACAGTATTTGGTACACTAGTGTTTGAATCACTTCACATatcattaaaaatgtgtttgttttcacagcGGCTCTATGCGTATTGGGAAAGACTTCATCTTGTTCACAAAAAAGGGCAACACGCTCACTTGCCTTTTCATGTCGAGGACTTTCCATGAAGAGGAGGGACTggatgaggtcagaggtcgtcaTTGTTATTAGGGATATATACAAGTAACTTGATTACCAATTTTACCAATTTTGCCTATCTGATAATGAGGAAGTGCAAGTGGAACAGTGAGAAATGCAGTTTCACATCTGTTTCATCAGAATCATGACATGTCGCAAAGTCAAACGTGTAGTTCTGTAAGACACAGCTGTCCAGTTCAGTATGAAGCtatatctctgtatattgtGGAGAAAATGCTGCTGTATGTATTTACACCCAGAACATGCGGATTGGgtcattttttttctaaccaAGATCAAATAGATGTTGAAAATTGCAATCAGTGGGttatttcatttcagttttagctTTGCTTCAGTTACAAGGCTGCTACTTAACTTGCTTGGTTTAGTGTTCCGTATTACTTCGCCTGTGCCAGCTATAAGAGATAAATACCTGTTGACATTTTTATACACTTTTTACAAGCTGTGCAAGTTCTTATTTCttgttttatcatatttgtGACACTTTATTGTAATGGGAAAAACTGTGTGTTAATGTTTATTGTTATGTGTTGGTACATTTTCTCTGCCACACAGCCAAGAAGGCGTTTTAAAACTAGATTTCTTCCTCATGCAATTACTCAGTCTGTAAACAAGTATGTTATGCCGTTACTTGATCAGTGAAATAACTGTAAATCACCAtccctcatttttttttttaaggatgcTTAGGTTTTGCGTAATCTTTAATAATTGTGAATTAGGCTGCTGAGATAcccattttattttgtatgacTTCTCAAACATCTCTAAACTTGTTTAATTAACGATTTTGATCCTCCCTCTTCAGGTGATAGTGCCCCTTCCCTCCTGGAATCTGGAGACCAAGGAgccactgacctctgacccagaGAAGTACGCAATAGAGACGGAGCTGATCTTCAAATACTcaccttttaaaaatgaaaaggagCTGATGGAGCAGTTCAACAAAATAGAAAGTAGCAGTGGTAAGCAAATAAGCAGTTTTTTCTCCATGTGAAGAGATTAATTTTGTTGactttaatgtaaaatataaataatatatcaatCTAAAAATAATATCTCCTGACTGAGAATGATGCTCCAAATGTCTCTGTGGATTAAGTTATCTCTGTTGTgtcaataaattacatttttaatactgatttgtttttctgtaaGCTTAAGTTTTAGGAAATTACATGGTTGATATTGATTGCAATGCTTATTTTTGTGTTGTATTTCGTTAAAAGGCACTCTAGTGATCATCTATAACCTGAAGCTGATGGACAACAGAGAACCAGAGCTGGATGTAGAGACCGATCACCAGGACATACTGATGGCTGGGACACCTGTTGAAGGAGTGTGAGTGATTCCATTAAACCATTTAACCATGGGATCACTAACCTATTAGGAAAGGaattttttgtatataaacTTTACTTGATGTTGACTGTATTGATCAGAAATTTAGTGAATGTTGATGTTCGCGACCATCCCTCTCTCACAGGAAGCCAGAGAAGAGGTCGTTCAGGGCTTACGCTGCTGTTTTGTACATCGACCCACGCATGAGGATTTTTATCCAGGGACATAAAGTCAGGACCAAGAGACTGTCCTGCTGTTTATATAAACCAAGGTAATATGCAAACTCACTTATACTGTGTCTGTAACTACTGTAGACCAGTGACCAGCCTTTCATTAGtattcttgttttgttaatAGGGTTTATAAATACACATCGACTCGTTTCAAAACTCGTGCTGAACAAGAAGTGAAGAAAGCAGATCATCTTG from Sebastes fasciatus isolate fSebFas1 chromosome 6, fSebFas1.pri, whole genome shotgun sequence includes the following:
- the LOC141769227 gene encoding uncharacterized protein LOC141769227 isoform X2 produces the protein MQRPFPQLLFPSFWDREHKEAGWLICSYSYTHTLPNPDTTKDWNHLLSSLSQFQLCVKANASSSELVSTVPSPLMDRDTSVNSTKTPSLTTLHLKVPLSVTDNSNSGSLKDLGLHTALRASQLHLRGNEIINVTLEVFSGNDTYTCLTISAPADLLPMSLLPPECPATEKNISPIHVEASNQLQTSSQTCYDLHSKNDPTLTVMLTQEEQSVAVRHMLEVSVCLLGVCLILCVAASLTHSLVRRHHWNGLDLQNEPLIGT
- the LOC141769227 gene encoding transmembrane protein 248 isoform X1 → MWSLMMGFWQPVTNLRDYVSQNPPGFTFFLCLLTLAISFICLSSYSYTHTLPNPDTTKDWNHLLSSLSQFQLCVKANASSSELVSTVPSPLMDRDTSVNSTKTPSLTTLHLKVPLSVTDNSNSGSLKDLGLHTALRASQLHLRGNEIINVTLEVFSGNDTYTCLTISAPADLLPMSLLPPECPATEKNISPIHVEASNQLQTSSQTCYDLHSKNDPTLTVMLTQEEQSVAVRHMLEVSVCLLGVCLILCVAASLTHSLVRRHHWNGLDLQNEPLIGT